In Erigeron canadensis isolate Cc75 chromosome 6, C_canadensis_v1, whole genome shotgun sequence, the following are encoded in one genomic region:
- the LOC122606310 gene encoding uncharacterized protein LOC122606310: MECYFSQRGAIWGYILQIVFQMTAGAAMLTDGVYWLVIFPFLTIADYEMSFLTVVVHSLNIILLLGETAMNSLRFPWFRISYFILFTAVYVVFEWIVHAFVETWWPYPFLDVSAEFAPAWYWLVAALHLPCYAMFVYLVKVKYLVLSRWFPESYHSLR; the protein is encoded by the exons ATGGAATGTTATTTCTCACAAAGAGGCGCCATTTGGGGATACATATTGCAAATTGTTTTTCAA ATGACTGCTGGGGCTGCTATGCTGACTGATGGTGTTTATTGGCTCGTAATCTTTCCATTCCTTACCATAGCAGACTATGAAATGAGTTTC TTAACAGTTGTGGTACATTCTCTTAATATCATTTTGCTGCTAGGAGAAACAGCCATGAACAGCTTG CGCTTCCCATGGTTCCGAATTTCGTATTTCATCTTGTTCACGGCGGTTTACGTGGTGTTTGAGTGGATTGTCCATGCCTTTGTGGAAACCTG GTGGCCATATCCATTTCTTGATGTATCAGCAGAATTCGCCCCAGCATG GTACTGGCTGGTTGCAGCATTGCACCTTCCATGCTATGCTATGTTTGTGTATTTGGTGAAAGTAAAGTACTTGGTGCTGTCTCGGTGGTTCCCCGAGTCGTATCATAGTTTAAGATGA